The following proteins are co-located in the Thermus aquaticus genome:
- a CDS encoding toprim domain-containing protein has product MDRLTQAIEGVDLPDLVARLWPESGARPGRPGLYRAAWRGDRKPSLSLFRARGVWFFRDHATGQSGNAYHLLRAAGLSKEEAVAILLGERPLPELPRPPKRERPRARPPVDLEKALAEAQARLRGEKALPKVLEGRGIAFEEAVDLGMGLSPEGDLLLPIYDPEGRVVAVKVRHQEPRDGQRYRYLTRGSGTPPWYGPGFGHRNALLVVEGELNAVALYLAVGDLLDVVGVAGVNGTLPEPDGRPTFLLLDGDEAGQKAAERWQAALGGHVLPPLEGGDACDVAARAGREALRKEVLARVAQALLESV; this is encoded by the coding sequence GTGGACAGGCTAACCCAGGCCATAGAGGGCGTGGACCTCCCCGACCTGGTGGCCCGGCTTTGGCCAGAATCGGGGGCCAGGCCAGGAAGGCCAGGCCTCTACCGGGCCGCTTGGCGGGGGGACCGGAAGCCCTCCCTCTCCCTGTTCCGGGCCCGGGGGGTGTGGTTCTTCCGGGACCACGCCACCGGGCAAAGCGGCAACGCCTACCACCTCCTCAGGGCCGCGGGCCTCAGCAAGGAGGAGGCGGTGGCCATCCTCCTTGGCGAGAGGCCTCTGCCCGAGCTTCCCAGGCCTCCCAAGCGGGAGAGGCCCAGGGCCAGGCCCCCCGTGGACCTGGAGAAGGCGCTGGCCGAGGCCCAGGCCCGGCTCAGGGGGGAGAAGGCCCTGCCCAAGGTCCTGGAGGGGCGGGGGATCGCCTTCGAGGAGGCGGTGGACCTGGGGATGGGGCTCTCCCCGGAGGGAGACCTCCTCCTGCCCATCTACGACCCCGAGGGGCGGGTGGTGGCGGTCAAGGTGCGGCACCAAGAGCCCAGGGACGGGCAGCGCTACCGCTACCTCACCCGGGGCAGCGGCACCCCTCCCTGGTACGGGCCCGGCTTCGGCCACCGGAACGCCCTCCTCGTGGTGGAGGGGGAGCTCAACGCCGTGGCCCTGTACCTAGCCGTGGGGGACCTTCTGGACGTGGTGGGCGTGGCCGGGGTCAACGGCACCCTGCCTGAGCCAGACGGTAGGCCCACCTTCCTCCTCCTGGATGGGGACGAGGCGGGGCAGAAGGCGGCGGAGAGGTGGCAGGCCGCCCTGGGGGGGCACGTCCTGCCCCCCCTGGAGGGAGGGGACGCGTGCGATGTGGCCGCTCGGGCCGGGCGCGAGGCCCTCAGGAAGGAGGTCCTGGCCCGGGTGGCCCAAGCCCTTTTGGAGAGCGTATAG